A part of Myxococcus landrumus genomic DNA contains:
- a CDS encoding lipid kinase, with the protein MAPGTAALVVNTHSRLGREAFSLARNALAARGVALTESHALSRSRRLRHVLEQLLERGTRRILIGGGDGTLSGAVAHLLGRDVTLGVLPLGTGNDFARTLGIPPDLEAACDVIARGHTVRVDVGLANGRPFLNAASLGLTAGIARRLTKGLKQRLGKLAYPMAAAAEARELRPFRVRVKADAQELELDVLQLVVGNGLYHGAGNMVDPDARLDDRRLHVYAVAAPSSSSGREGTGLGQLQDLATLARVALSTRTGEHVENPAVTSLHASRLYVEATPAREVNADGELIGRTPMHFEVASAALRVYAPAPT; encoded by the coding sequence GTGGCCCCTGGGACCGCGGCGCTCGTGGTCAATACGCATTCCCGCCTGGGCCGGGAAGCCTTCAGCCTCGCGAGAAACGCCCTCGCGGCGCGAGGTGTCGCCCTCACGGAGAGCCACGCGCTGTCGCGAAGCCGACGGCTGCGACACGTGCTGGAGCAGCTCCTGGAGCGAGGCACGCGCCGCATCCTCATCGGAGGGGGAGACGGGACGCTCAGCGGCGCGGTGGCCCACCTCCTGGGACGCGACGTGACGCTCGGCGTGCTCCCGCTCGGCACCGGCAATGACTTCGCGCGCACACTGGGCATCCCTCCCGACCTGGAGGCCGCGTGTGACGTCATCGCTCGCGGGCACACCGTGCGCGTGGACGTGGGACTCGCCAACGGGCGCCCCTTCCTCAACGCCGCGAGCCTGGGCCTCACCGCGGGAATCGCGCGGCGGCTCACGAAGGGACTCAAGCAGCGCCTGGGCAAGCTCGCCTATCCCATGGCCGCCGCCGCCGAGGCCCGCGAGCTGCGGCCCTTCCGCGTCCGCGTGAAGGCCGACGCACAGGAGCTGGAGCTGGACGTGCTTCAGCTCGTGGTGGGCAACGGCCTGTACCACGGCGCCGGAAACATGGTGGACCCCGACGCCCGGCTCGATGACCGCAGGCTTCACGTCTACGCCGTCGCCGCGCCCTCCTCGAGCTCCGGCCGCGAGGGCACGGGCCTGGGCCAGCTCCAGGACCTGGCCACGCTCGCACGCGTGGCCCTGTCGACGCGCACCGGAGAGCACGTGGAGAATCCCGCCGTCACCTCGCTGCACGCCTCACGGCTGTACGTGGAGGCCACGCCCGCGCGCGAGGTCAACGCGGATGGAGAGCTCATCGGGCGCACGCCCATGCACTTCGAGGTGGCCTCCGCGGCGCTGCGCGTCTACGCCCCCGCGCCCACGTGA
- a CDS encoding HAD family hydrolase, with amino-acid sequence MVENVIFDVDGTLVDSVDEHAEAWRRAFLHFGRDIPFAHVRSQIGKGADQLIPIFFNDEELERFGKELEEYRATLFLREFLPKVRPLPRVRELFQRLHQKGRRIALASSAKDEELKHYVRLCGIEGLFEARTSKEDAAASKPEPDIFEAALARLGKPEATVTVVVGDSPHDALAASKLGLATVGVLSGGFSAEDLRAAGCRALVKDPAELLRLDEESSADWPWNGPGAVSASKDDESR; translated from the coding sequence ATGGTGGAGAACGTCATCTTCGACGTGGACGGCACGCTGGTGGACTCGGTGGATGAGCACGCCGAAGCCTGGCGGCGCGCGTTCCTGCACTTCGGCCGGGACATCCCCTTCGCGCACGTGCGCAGCCAGATTGGCAAGGGCGCCGACCAGCTCATCCCCATCTTCTTCAACGACGAAGAGCTGGAGCGCTTCGGCAAGGAGCTGGAGGAGTACCGCGCCACCCTCTTCCTGAGGGAGTTCCTCCCCAAGGTGCGCCCGCTTCCCCGCGTGCGGGAGCTGTTCCAGCGGCTGCACCAGAAGGGCCGGCGCATCGCCCTGGCCTCCAGCGCGAAGGACGAGGAGCTCAAGCACTACGTGCGCCTGTGCGGCATCGAGGGCCTGTTCGAGGCGCGGACGTCCAAGGAGGACGCGGCGGCGAGCAAGCCCGAGCCGGACATCTTCGAGGCCGCGCTCGCCCGGCTGGGAAAGCCCGAGGCCACCGTGACGGTGGTGGTGGGCGACTCGCCACACGACGCGTTGGCCGCCAGCAAGCTGGGCCTGGCCACGGTGGGGGTGCTGTCGGGAGGCTTCTCCGCCGAGGACCTGCGCGCGGCGGGGTGCCGTGCCCTGGTGAAGGACCCCGCGGAGCTCTTGCGCTTGGATGAGGAGTCTTCCGCCGACTGGCCCTGGAACGGGCCGGGCGCGGTCTCCGCGAGCAAGGATGACGAGTCCCGCTGA
- a CDS encoding site-2 protease family protein — translation MDMVPAARPAPRYWLHLLLLLLTVVTTFTSYLLYFHFQRPYSPGEISPEAASRALSFSLSLLAILGSHEMGHYVLARIHRVDTSLPYFIPLPVLGVGTLGAVIRIRDRIPNRNALVDIGAAGPLAGLVVALPILFWGLSHSTVVDAPRIPSQFPGDSSLWVYGRELFTWVMAKVTHAPPAPEEAFHGVQTVFGDSLLMKGLTWLALGPVPEGKDVLVHPVVIAGWFGLLVTLLNLMPIGQLDGGHLAFALLGRHAHWVGRAMAALLLFLTLFVTASWGLWLLVTSKVVGFGHPEVMEPGAPLSPSRKLICALCLLALIGCAMPVPLRQVVS, via the coding sequence ATGGACATGGTCCCCGCCGCGCGACCCGCACCCCGGTACTGGCTTCACCTGTTGCTGTTGTTGTTGACGGTGGTGACGACGTTCACGTCGTACCTGCTCTACTTCCACTTCCAGCGGCCCTACTCCCCCGGGGAGATTTCACCGGAGGCGGCCTCGCGGGCGCTGTCGTTCAGCCTGTCGCTGCTGGCCATCCTGGGCTCGCACGAGATGGGCCACTACGTGCTGGCGCGCATCCACCGGGTGGACACGTCGCTGCCCTACTTCATCCCCTTGCCCGTGTTGGGCGTGGGCACGCTGGGCGCCGTCATCCGCATCCGCGACCGCATCCCGAATCGCAATGCGCTGGTGGACATTGGCGCGGCGGGACCGCTGGCGGGACTGGTGGTGGCGCTGCCCATCCTCTTCTGGGGGCTGTCGCACTCCACGGTGGTGGACGCGCCGCGAATCCCCTCGCAGTTTCCGGGCGACTCGTCGCTGTGGGTCTACGGCCGGGAGCTCTTCACCTGGGTGATGGCGAAGGTGACCCACGCGCCGCCCGCGCCGGAGGAGGCCTTCCATGGCGTCCAGACGGTGTTTGGTGACAGCCTGTTGATGAAAGGGCTGACATGGCTGGCACTGGGGCCCGTGCCGGAGGGGAAGGACGTGCTGGTTCATCCCGTGGTCATCGCGGGTTGGTTCGGGTTGCTCGTCACGCTGCTCAACCTGATGCCGATAGGGCAACTGGACGGGGGGCACCTGGCCTTCGCGCTCCTGGGCCGTCATGCGCACTGGGTGGGCCGGGCCATGGCCGCGCTGCTGTTGTTCCTCACGTTGTTCGTCACCGCGTCCTGGGGGCTGTGGCTCCTGGTGACGAGCAAGGTGGTGGGCTTCGGGCATCCGGAGGTCATGGAGCCGGGGGCGCCGCTCAGTCCCTCTCGCAAGCTCATCTGTGCGCTGTGCCTCTTGGCCCTCATCGGCTGCGCGATGCCCGTGCCGCTGCGTCAGGTGGTGTCATGA
- a CDS encoding ATP-dependent DNA helicase, translating into MPLSASPTLSVDTLLGPGGALQVALPAYEHRPEQLQMARAVERAFAERSYLLAEAGTGTGKTLAYLVPALLAGRRVVVSTATKTLQDQIFFKDLPLLREKMGLTFEAAYLKGRNNYLCLHRYAAFAKEPQFGSREESRYWPKLKAWAEDTQTGDRSELDLPESFSAWPRLSTTSETCVGTRCPLYETCFVTRMRKRAESADLLVVNHHLFFADLSLRSSGKRTEGVLPYYEAVIFDEAHALEDAASGHFGVGVSNYRLEELARDAVASLKEDDARHAMLRALSARLRTGADAFFAQAPRALGLSGHESSVALQAEAMGKLSSALGGVREGLAALSAFTAGEREPELAAITRRADELEEQLSFLEKAESSDHVYWAEQRGKGLFLRASPIDVAKELRERMYGALDTVVYTSATLAADSRFDFFARRMGLYGEDGQPVTRVRTLAVPSPFDYPSQAALYLPTHLPDPSAPGFIEAAAEEIIRLCEVSGGRAFVLFTSLRNMVRAYELAAGRLPYQALLQGERPKAQLLEAFRDTPSVLFAAHSFWEGVDVPGDALSLVIIDRLPFASPGDPLVAARIKQLQLRGEEPFEQYQLPQAALALRQGFGRLIRTQSDKGIVAMLDRRIRTKAYGQVFLDSLPDARRVDDLVELSRWFNGPVRPLRALRPVD; encoded by the coding sequence ATGCCGCTTTCCGCCTCCCCCACACTCTCCGTCGACACCTTGCTGGGCCCCGGAGGCGCGCTCCAGGTGGCGCTGCCCGCGTACGAGCACCGCCCGGAGCAACTGCAGATGGCGCGCGCCGTGGAGCGCGCCTTCGCCGAGCGCAGCTACTTGCTGGCCGAGGCGGGCACGGGGACGGGCAAGACGCTCGCCTACCTGGTGCCCGCGTTGCTGGCCGGACGCCGCGTGGTGGTGTCCACGGCGACAAAGACGCTGCAGGACCAGATCTTCTTCAAGGACCTGCCGCTGCTGCGCGAGAAGATGGGGCTCACCTTCGAGGCCGCGTACCTCAAGGGGCGCAACAACTACCTGTGTCTGCACCGCTATGCCGCCTTCGCCAAGGAGCCGCAGTTCGGCTCGCGGGAAGAGTCGCGCTACTGGCCCAAGCTGAAGGCCTGGGCGGAGGACACGCAGACCGGAGACCGCAGCGAGCTGGACCTGCCCGAGTCCTTCAGCGCGTGGCCCCGGCTGTCCACCACGTCCGAGACGTGCGTGGGCACGCGCTGCCCGCTGTATGAGACGTGCTTCGTCACGCGCATGCGCAAGCGCGCGGAGAGCGCGGACCTGCTGGTGGTCAACCACCACCTCTTCTTCGCGGACCTGTCGCTGCGAAGCTCCGGCAAGCGCACCGAGGGCGTGTTGCCCTACTACGAAGCCGTCATCTTCGACGAGGCACACGCGCTCGAGGACGCGGCCAGCGGCCACTTCGGCGTGGGCGTGTCCAACTACCGCCTGGAGGAGCTGGCGCGAGACGCGGTGGCATCGCTGAAGGAGGACGACGCGCGGCACGCGATGCTGCGCGCGTTGTCGGCGCGGCTGCGCACCGGCGCGGATGCCTTCTTCGCGCAAGCGCCTCGCGCGCTGGGCCTGTCCGGACATGAGTCCTCCGTGGCGCTCCAGGCGGAGGCCATGGGCAAGCTGTCCAGCGCGTTGGGGGGTGTGCGCGAGGGGCTGGCCGCGCTGTCCGCCTTCACCGCGGGCGAGCGCGAGCCGGAGCTGGCCGCGATTACGCGTCGCGCGGACGAGCTGGAAGAGCAGCTCTCCTTCCTGGAGAAGGCGGAGTCCTCGGACCACGTGTACTGGGCGGAGCAGCGGGGCAAGGGGTTGTTCCTGCGCGCCAGTCCCATCGACGTGGCGAAGGAGCTGCGCGAGCGGATGTACGGCGCGCTCGACACGGTGGTGTACACGTCCGCCACGTTGGCGGCGGACAGCCGCTTCGACTTCTTCGCCCGGCGCATGGGCTTGTATGGCGAGGATGGCCAGCCGGTGACGCGCGTGCGCACGCTGGCGGTGCCCAGTCCGTTCGACTACCCGAGCCAGGCCGCGCTGTACCTGCCCACGCACCTGCCGGACCCGAGCGCCCCGGGCTTCATCGAAGCGGCGGCGGAGGAAATCATCCGGCTCTGCGAGGTGTCGGGAGGCCGGGCCTTCGTGCTCTTCACGTCACTGCGCAACATGGTGCGCGCGTACGAGCTGGCGGCGGGGCGGCTGCCGTATCAGGCGCTGCTCCAGGGCGAGCGGCCCAAGGCGCAGCTCCTGGAGGCGTTCCGCGACACGCCCAGCGTGCTCTTCGCGGCGCACAGCTTCTGGGAGGGCGTGGACGTGCCGGGGGATGCCTTGAGCCTGGTCATCATCGACCGGCTTCCCTTCGCGTCACCGGGGGACCCCCTGGTGGCGGCGCGCATCAAGCAGCTCCAGCTGCGGGGCGAGGAGCCCTTCGAGCAGTACCAGCTCCCCCAGGCGGCGCTCGCGCTGCGACAGGGCTTCGGGCGGTTGATTCGCACCCAGTCGGACAAGGGCATCGTCGCGATGCTGGACCGGCGGATTCGCACCAAGGCGTATGGCCAGGTCTTCCTGGACAGCCTGCCGGATGCGCGGCGGGTGGATGACCTGGTGGAGCTGAGCCGCTGGTTCAACGGGCCCGTGCGCCCGCTGCGGGCCTTGCGCCCGGTGGACTGA
- a CDS encoding TonB-dependent receptor has protein sequence MPRPVRDVPSTTVVLPREEINRSPTLTQDSLVRTLPSVATFRRTPSLVADPTAQGLNVRGLAPSGVARTLVLLDGVPVNDPLGGWVFWRSLPRLGLERIEVVPGGGSALYGSSALGGVVQLISRPITGPALDADVTYGNRGTGLLAARGAQRWGPIAAALETELLTSNGYPIVTPTQRGAIDSDTPSNHVVLNGRVDAQPSDALSLSARANLFRENQNGGTRFTTARVELAQLSANARLQTDTLGTFSLDLFGRTLRFEQDRARVAQDRAAESLAASQAVPANDQGASLVWTAPGWTAGGVHHLSAGIDTRRLAGTSRERLFPPTQSPDTVVSREAGGTQWASGLFLQDLYAITPALELSAALRLDVWRNTQGLQRVDRVSGASDSTTFDDRTENQLSPRLGLRWRPWEALTLRASGYRAFRAPTLNELYRPFQVGTVLTAANADLRAERLWGAEAGVEVEPLRTLTARVTGFWNVLEDPITNVTLPGGTGRQRQNLGQARVRGVEASLDWRLSRRWTTLLAYTFVDPTVTAAPGQPELVGRQLAQDPRHRGTASLTFEDPSLLTATVQLRATGPQFEDDLNERRMGGALVVDAALSRRLFWKVDLFAAVENLFDREYLAGRAGVDTLGPPLLARVGLRLRDAL, from the coding sequence ATGCCGCGACCGGTGCGTGATGTCCCCTCCACCACCGTGGTGCTTCCTCGCGAGGAGATCAACCGCAGCCCCACGCTGACTCAAGACTCCCTCGTCCGCACCCTGCCCTCCGTCGCCACCTTCCGCCGCACGCCGAGCCTCGTCGCCGACCCCACCGCGCAAGGACTCAACGTGCGCGGCCTCGCGCCCTCGGGCGTCGCACGGACGCTCGTCCTCCTCGACGGTGTCCCCGTCAATGACCCGCTCGGCGGCTGGGTCTTCTGGCGCTCCCTTCCCCGCCTCGGCCTCGAACGCATCGAGGTCGTCCCCGGTGGCGGCTCCGCCCTCTATGGCAGCTCCGCCCTCGGCGGCGTCGTGCAGCTCATCTCCCGTCCCATCACCGGCCCGGCGCTCGACGCGGACGTCACCTACGGCAACCGGGGCACGGGCCTGCTCGCCGCACGAGGCGCCCAGCGCTGGGGCCCCATCGCCGCCGCCCTCGAGACCGAGCTGCTCACCAGCAACGGCTACCCCATCGTGACGCCCACCCAACGCGGCGCCATCGACAGCGATACGCCCAGCAACCACGTCGTCCTCAATGGCCGCGTCGACGCCCAGCCCTCCGACGCCCTCTCGCTGAGCGCTCGCGCCAACCTCTTCCGCGAGAACCAGAACGGAGGCACCCGCTTCACCACCGCCCGCGTGGAGCTGGCCCAGCTCAGCGCGAACGCACGCCTTCAGACAGACACGCTCGGCACCTTCTCCCTCGACCTCTTCGGACGCACCCTCCGCTTCGAGCAGGACCGCGCCCGCGTCGCGCAGGACCGCGCCGCCGAATCACTCGCGGCCTCGCAGGCTGTTCCCGCCAATGACCAGGGCGCCTCCCTCGTGTGGACCGCGCCAGGCTGGACCGCGGGCGGAGTCCATCACCTCTCCGCGGGCATCGACACCCGACGCCTCGCGGGCACCTCCCGCGAGCGACTCTTCCCACCCACGCAGTCCCCCGACACCGTCGTCTCGCGAGAAGCCGGCGGAACCCAGTGGGCCAGCGGCCTCTTCCTCCAGGACCTCTACGCCATCACCCCGGCGCTGGAGCTGTCCGCCGCGCTCCGGCTCGACGTGTGGCGCAATACCCAGGGCCTCCAACGCGTGGACCGCGTCAGCGGCGCTTCGGACTCCACCACCTTCGACGACCGCACCGAGAACCAGCTCAGCCCTCGCCTCGGCCTGCGCTGGCGCCCCTGGGAGGCCCTCACCCTCCGCGCCTCCGGCTACCGCGCCTTCCGAGCCCCCACCCTCAACGAGCTCTATCGTCCCTTTCAGGTCGGCACCGTGCTCACCGCCGCCAACGCGGACCTTCGCGCGGAGCGACTCTGGGGCGCGGAGGCCGGCGTGGAGGTCGAGCCCCTCCGCACCCTCACCGCGCGCGTCACCGGCTTCTGGAACGTCCTCGAGGACCCCATCACCAACGTCACCCTGCCCGGAGGGACCGGACGTCAACGCCAGAACCTGGGCCAGGCTCGCGTGCGCGGCGTGGAGGCCAGCCTCGACTGGCGCCTGTCTCGCCGGTGGACGACGCTCCTCGCGTACACCTTCGTGGACCCCACCGTCACCGCCGCGCCCGGTCAGCCCGAGTTGGTGGGCCGGCAGCTCGCACAGGACCCCAGACACCGAGGCACCGCCAGCCTCACCTTCGAGGACCCTTCCCTCCTCACCGCCACCGTGCAGCTTCGCGCCACCGGCCCTCAGTTCGAGGATGACCTCAACGAGCGGCGCATGGGGGGCGCGCTCGTGGTGGACGCCGCGCTCAGCCGGCGACTCTTCTGGAAGGTGGACCTCTTCGCCGCGGTGGAGAACCTCTTCGACCGCGAGTACCTCGCGGGCCGCGCGGGTGTGGACACGCTGGGGCCTCCCCTGCTCGCACGCGTGGGACTGCGGCTCCGCGACGCCCTCTGA
- a CDS encoding LysR family transcriptional regulator yields MSITHLQSFVAVAEERHVGRAARRLHLTQPPLSRHILALEEELGTRLFERTRQGMRLLPAGEVFLHHARRILAEVDTAVVTVRGLATRDAGG; encoded by the coding sequence GTGAGCATCACGCACCTCCAGTCCTTCGTCGCCGTGGCCGAGGAAAGGCACGTGGGCCGGGCCGCGCGGCGGCTCCACCTCACCCAGCCGCCGCTCAGCCGGCACATCCTCGCGCTGGAGGAGGAGTTGGGCACGCGACTCTTCGAGCGCACGCGGCAGGGCATGCGACTGCTGCCCGCGGGAGAGGTCTTCCTGCACCATGCGCGGAGAATCCTCGCGGAGGTCGACACGGCGGTGGTCACCGTGCGTGGGCTCGCGACGCGCGATGCGGGTGGGTGA
- the map gene encoding type I methionyl aminopeptidase — protein MGTPLFKGAEVERLRSAGAAAAGTLAWVAEKLAPGISTEDINTWVREDTARRGGTPSQLGYHGFPATVCTSRNNVVCHGIPRPDERLKPGDIINVDVTTCLDGYHGDTSATFCIGDVSADARHVVDVARRCRDVGISVVRHGVKLGDVGAAIQELAEKEGCSIVRDFGGHGIGRSMHAPPHVPHFGKRGTGLTLRSGMVITIEPMVNLGRPEIRMLPDGWTVVTEDGSLSAQFEHTLLVTREGCEILTPAPRPVLALVEAR, from the coding sequence ATGGGAACACCACTGTTCAAGGGCGCCGAAGTGGAGCGCCTCCGAAGCGCGGGAGCAGCAGCCGCTGGCACGCTCGCCTGGGTCGCTGAAAAGCTGGCCCCGGGCATCTCCACCGAAGACATCAACACCTGGGTGCGAGAGGACACGGCTCGCCGAGGTGGCACCCCCAGCCAGCTCGGCTACCACGGCTTTCCCGCCACGGTCTGCACCAGCCGCAACAACGTCGTCTGTCACGGCATCCCGCGCCCCGACGAGCGGCTGAAGCCCGGAGACATCATCAACGTGGATGTCACCACGTGCCTGGACGGCTACCACGGCGACACCTCCGCGACGTTCTGCATCGGAGACGTCTCCGCCGACGCGCGACACGTGGTGGACGTGGCACGCCGGTGTCGTGACGTGGGCATCTCCGTGGTGCGCCATGGCGTCAAGCTGGGCGACGTGGGCGCGGCCATCCAGGAGCTGGCGGAGAAGGAAGGGTGCAGCATCGTGCGGGACTTCGGCGGGCACGGCATTGGCCGCTCGATGCACGCGCCACCGCATGTGCCTCACTTCGGAAAGCGCGGCACGGGGCTCACCTTGCGCTCCGGAATGGTCATCACCATCGAGCCCATGGTGAACCTGGGCCGCCCGGAGATTCGCATGCTCCCGGATGGTTGGACGGTGGTGACGGAGGACGGCAGTCTCTCCGCGCAGTTCGAGCACACCCTCCTTGTCACCCGAGAGGGCTGCGAGATTCTCACGCCCGCCCCGCGGCCGGTGTTGGCCCTCGTCGAAGCCCGGTGA
- a CDS encoding GNAT family N-acetyltransferase has product MTHRIQGLEHLTTDRLLLRAFRESDVDEVFTLHSDAESNRFLASAQLHSKEAAHELLSLWLSDWAKHGVGYWMVERREQPGVAVGVGGIRHKQLEGRTVLNLAYRLSPHAHGAGYATEIARMALEMARQHIPEVPLVAIIHPENTASIRVAERLGLKLEREIPLEGVSNRLYVVG; this is encoded by the coding sequence ATGACCCACAGGATTCAGGGGCTCGAGCACCTCACCACCGACCGGCTGCTGCTTCGCGCCTTTCGCGAGAGCGATGTGGATGAGGTGTTCACGCTCCACTCCGACGCGGAGTCCAACCGGTTTCTCGCCTCCGCTCAGCTCCATTCGAAAGAGGCCGCACACGAGCTGTTGTCGCTGTGGCTGAGCGACTGGGCGAAGCACGGCGTGGGGTACTGGATGGTCGAGCGGCGCGAGCAGCCCGGCGTCGCGGTGGGTGTCGGCGGCATCCGGCACAAGCAGCTCGAGGGACGGACGGTGTTGAACCTCGCCTACCGGCTCTCGCCTCACGCCCATGGCGCCGGGTACGCGACGGAAATCGCTCGCATGGCCCTGGAGATGGCGCGACAGCACATCCCCGAGGTTCCCCTGGTCGCCATCATCCACCCCGAGAACACGGCCTCCATTCGCGTGGCGGAGCGGCTCGGGCTGAAGCTCGAGCGCGAGATTCCACTCGAGGGTGTGTCGAACAGGCTCTACGTCGTCGGGTGA